From Bradyrhizobium sp. NDS-1, the proteins below share one genomic window:
- a CDS encoding PAS domain-containing methyl-accepting chemotaxis protein has translation MFGRKPQIDAQARLDAIGRSQAMIEFNLDGTIVTANKNFLDALGYRLDEIQGKHHSMFVPAEQRDTAEYKAFWAALNRGEYQAREFKRIAKDGREVWIEASYNPVLDGNGKTVMVAKIATDITAKKIRSMTDASKIAAIGRAQAVIEFRLDGTIVTANENFCKTLGYSLAEIEGKHHSLFVAQADRDGAAYREFWAALNRGEYQTGEYKRIGKGGREVWIIASYTPLIDETGKPYGVVKFATDVTAEKLKNADLAGQIAAIDKAQAVIEFNMDGTIITANANFLGTLGYSLPEIKGKHHSMFVEPGERDGSAYREFWAALNRGQYQAAEYKRIGKGGKEVYIQASYNPIFDLNGKPFKVVKYATDTTRQVLVRMGNERVRGMMESVAAGSEELNASVREISEAMTKSRETAMSAVDQVASADAQAQRLTEAAQSMSGIVEMINSITGQINLLALNATIESARAGEAGRGFAVVASEVKSLANQAKQATDKIGQEIGSLNGISGDVVSALGSIKQAITSVSEYVTSTAAAVEEQSTVTNEMSNSMQRAAAEAAAIAARA, from the coding sequence ATGTTCGGTCGCAAGCCCCAGATTGATGCACAAGCACGGCTCGATGCGATCGGCCGCTCCCAGGCCATGATTGAATTCAATCTGGATGGTACGATCGTCACGGCCAACAAGAACTTCCTCGACGCCCTCGGCTATCGGCTCGACGAGATTCAGGGCAAGCATCACTCCATGTTCGTGCCGGCCGAGCAGCGCGACACCGCCGAGTACAAGGCGTTCTGGGCTGCATTGAACCGTGGCGAGTACCAGGCGCGCGAGTTCAAGCGGATCGCGAAGGATGGCCGCGAGGTCTGGATCGAAGCATCCTACAATCCGGTGCTCGACGGCAACGGCAAGACGGTGATGGTCGCCAAGATTGCGACCGACATCACCGCGAAGAAGATCCGGAGCATGACGGATGCATCGAAGATCGCCGCCATCGGCCGTGCCCAGGCCGTCATCGAATTCAGGCTCGACGGCACCATCGTCACGGCCAACGAGAATTTCTGCAAGACGCTGGGCTATTCGCTTGCCGAGATCGAGGGCAAGCACCACAGCCTGTTCGTCGCCCAGGCCGACCGCGACGGTGCGGCCTATCGCGAGTTCTGGGCCGCGCTCAACCGCGGCGAATACCAGACTGGCGAGTACAAGCGCATCGGCAAGGGCGGTCGCGAGGTGTGGATCATCGCCTCCTACACGCCGCTGATCGACGAGACCGGCAAGCCGTATGGCGTCGTCAAGTTCGCGACCGACGTCACCGCGGAGAAGCTGAAGAACGCCGATCTCGCCGGTCAGATTGCAGCTATCGACAAGGCCCAGGCTGTGATCGAGTTCAACATGGACGGCACGATCATCACCGCGAATGCGAATTTCCTCGGCACGCTCGGCTATTCGCTGCCCGAGATCAAGGGCAAGCATCACAGCATGTTCGTTGAGCCCGGCGAGCGCGATGGCTCCGCCTATCGCGAGTTCTGGGCCGCGCTCAACCGCGGTCAGTACCAGGCGGCCGAATACAAGCGCATCGGCAAGGGCGGCAAGGAAGTCTATATTCAGGCCTCCTACAACCCGATCTTCGATCTCAACGGCAAGCCGTTCAAGGTCGTCAAATATGCAACCGATACGACCAGGCAGGTGCTGGTCCGCATGGGCAACGAGCGCGTCCGCGGCATGATGGAATCGGTCGCCGCGGGCTCCGAGGAGCTGAACGCCTCGGTGCGCGAGATCTCCGAGGCCATGACCAAGTCGCGCGAGACCGCCATGAGTGCGGTGGATCAGGTCGCTTCCGCCGACGCTCAGGCCCAGCGCCTGACCGAGGCCGCGCAGTCGATGAGCGGTATCGTCGAGATGATCAACAGCATCACCGGCCAGATCAACCTGCTGGCGCTCAATGCTACGATCGAATCCGCTCGTGCCGGCGAAGCCGGCCGCGGCTTTGCCGTGGTCGCCTCCGAAGTGAAGAGCCTCGCCAACCAGGCCAAGCAGGCCACGGACAAGATCGGCCAGGAGATCGGCAGCCTCAACGGCATCTCCGGCGACGTCGTCAGCGCGCTCGGCTCGATCAAGCAGGCGATCACCAGCGTCAGCGAATACGTGACCTCGACCGCCGCCGCCGTCGAGGAGCAGAGCACGGTGACGAACGAGATGTCGAACAGCATGCAGCGCGCCGCCGCGGAGGCCGCTGCAATCGCGGCAAGGGCGTAG
- a CDS encoding OsmC family protein has protein sequence MDAAELRQMQAPIKERYKTDPKTALITLKAKGSTDGEGIACKVETGRAIAMAGLHPATGGSGLELCSGDMLLEALVACAGVTLKSVATAIEVPLKTGNVYAEGDLDFRGTLGVDKETPVGFAEIRLRFEVDTDAPQDKLDLLLKLTERYCVVYQTIKNGPKVSVSMQRM, from the coding sequence ATGGACGCTGCAGAGCTGCGCCAGATGCAGGCTCCGATCAAGGAGCGCTACAAGACCGACCCCAAGACCGCGCTGATCACGCTGAAGGCCAAGGGCTCCACCGATGGCGAAGGCATCGCCTGCAAGGTCGAGACCGGCCGCGCCATCGCAATGGCGGGACTGCATCCGGCGACGGGCGGGTCCGGCCTCGAGCTCTGCTCCGGAGACATGCTGCTCGAAGCCTTGGTCGCCTGCGCCGGTGTCACGCTGAAATCGGTTGCGACCGCGATCGAGGTGCCGCTCAAGACCGGCAACGTCTATGCCGAGGGCGATCTCGATTTCCGCGGCACGCTCGGCGTCGACAAGGAGACGCCGGTCGGCTTCGCGGAGATCCGTCTGCGGTTCGAGGTCGACACCGACGCGCCGCAGGACAAGCTCGATCTCCTGCTCAAGCTGACCGAGCGTTATTGTGTGGTCTATCAGACCATCAAGAACGGCCCGAAGGTCTCGGTGTCGATGCAGCGGATGTGA
- a CDS encoding ABC transporter ATP-binding protein, producing the protein MLALDRVSKTYPNGVQALARFSAEIRQGEIVAIIGGSGCGKSTLLRAIAGLDRASSGAVTLDNEAITSPHAKIGIIFQEPRLLPWLSVADNIGFGLADLPTAERNEKVARALERVGLAEKAQAWPRELSGGQAQRVAIARALVPQPEVLLLDEPFSALDAFTRRDLQDHLLDLWADTRPTLILVTHDVDEAVVLADRVLVMRPRPGRLFDQIEINLGRPRDRNSSLFENFKRSVLTSLDRSLDRSVPDRDATQGPGQAMWW; encoded by the coding sequence ATGCTGGCGCTCGACCGGGTCAGCAAGACCTATCCCAACGGCGTGCAGGCGCTGGCGCGCTTCTCCGCCGAGATCAGGCAAGGCGAGATCGTCGCCATCATCGGCGGCTCAGGCTGCGGCAAATCAACGTTGCTCCGCGCCATCGCCGGTCTCGATCGTGCCAGCTCGGGCGCCGTGACGCTCGACAATGAGGCGATCACTTCGCCCCATGCCAAGATCGGCATCATCTTCCAGGAGCCGCGGCTGCTGCCCTGGCTCAGCGTCGCCGACAACATCGGCTTTGGCCTCGCCGATCTGCCCACGGCCGAGCGGAACGAGAAGGTGGCGCGTGCGCTCGAGCGCGTCGGGCTGGCCGAGAAGGCGCAGGCCTGGCCGCGCGAGCTCTCCGGCGGGCAGGCGCAGCGCGTCGCGATCGCCCGCGCACTGGTGCCGCAGCCGGAGGTGCTCTTGCTCGACGAGCCGTTCTCGGCGCTCGACGCCTTCACTCGCAGGGACCTTCAGGATCATCTGCTCGACCTCTGGGCGGACACGCGGCCGACGCTCATCCTCGTCACCCATGACGTCGACGAGGCCGTGGTGCTGGCCGATCGCGTCCTGGTGATGCGGCCGCGGCCGGGCCGGCTGTTCGACCAGATCGAGATCAATCTCGGTCGTCCGCGCGACCGCAATTCGTCGTTGTTCGAGAATTTCAAGCGAAGTGTGCTGACGTCACTCGACCGTTCGCTCGACCGAAGCGTGCCCGACCGTGACGCAACCCAGGGTCCCGGTCAGGCCATGTGGTGGTGA
- a CDS encoding ABC transporter permease produces the protein MISDAPVLQQTSEPAESTAAPSRLSRYARPLLGILLPLTLALGWELVVWLGWSNGRLVPPPSRIFATIAELARSGELVRHIAATLWRVGLGFAFGVVAGTLLGAVSGYWSLARRLFDPTVQALRAIPSLAWVPLFILWLGIFETSKVALIAVGVFFPVYLGVMGAILSVDRKIVEVGRTFRLSGPAMIRRILLPAVLPAYVVSLRVGLGLGWMFVVAAELIGASEGLGYLLLDGQQLGKPAQILAAIVIFAILGKLTDWLIEVASAPFLRWQDAFVGAKGA, from the coding sequence ATGATCTCCGACGCGCCAGTCCTGCAACAGACCTCGGAACCGGCCGAGAGCACCGCTGCGCCCTCGCGGCTGTCGCGTTACGCGCGGCCGCTGCTTGGGATCTTGCTGCCGCTCACGCTCGCGCTCGGATGGGAACTCGTGGTGTGGCTCGGCTGGTCCAACGGCCGGCTGGTGCCGCCGCCCTCGCGCATCTTTGCCACCATTGCCGAGCTCGCCCGTTCAGGCGAGCTGGTACGCCACATCGCCGCAACGCTGTGGCGGGTCGGGCTCGGTTTCGCCTTCGGTGTCGTCGCGGGCACGCTGCTGGGGGCAGTCTCCGGCTATTGGTCGCTGGCGCGGCGGCTGTTCGATCCAACCGTGCAGGCTCTGCGCGCGATCCCGTCCCTCGCCTGGGTGCCGCTATTCATCCTCTGGCTCGGGATCTTCGAGACATCGAAGGTCGCGCTGATCGCGGTCGGCGTGTTCTTCCCGGTCTATCTCGGCGTGATGGGCGCGATCCTGTCCGTCGACCGCAAGATCGTGGAGGTCGGTCGCACCTTCCGCCTGTCCGGCCCGGCGATGATCCGCCGCATCCTGTTGCCCGCCGTGTTGCCGGCCTATGTCGTGTCCTTGCGCGTCGGACTTGGCCTCGGCTGGATGTTCGTGGTCGCGGCCGAGCTGATCGGCGCCTCCGAGGGCCTCGGCTATCTCCTGCTTGATGGCCAGCAGCTCGGCAAGCCGGCGCAGATCCTGGCAGCGATCGTGATCTTCGCCATTCTCGGCAAGCTCACGGATTGGCTCATCGAGGTCGCGAGCGCGCCCTTCCTGCGCTGGCAGGACGCCTTCGTCGGCGCGAAGGGAGCTTAA
- a CDS encoding aliphatic sulfonate ABC transporter substrate-binding protein codes for MTMVTRRILLAGAMALAITPAARAADSLKEIRIDWATYNPVSMVLKQKGLLEKEFAKDGITVTWVQSAGSNKALEFLNAGSIDFGSTAGSAALVAKINGNPIKSIYVYSRPEWTALVTGKDSKIASVADLKGKRVAVTRGTDPHIFLVRALLGAGLTEKDITPVLLQHADGKTALIRGDVDAWAGLDPMMAQAEVEEGAKLFYRKADANTWGILNVREQFLKDHPDAARRVLAVYEEARKYSLANYDELKKTFIAVTKLPEAVVDKQLKERTELTHSRIGAPQRESILAAGLALQQAGVVDAKVDVKATLDTLLDDQVPLPTN; via the coding sequence ATGACCATGGTCACACGACGTATTCTGCTGGCGGGGGCAATGGCACTCGCAATCACCCCTGCGGCGCGGGCGGCCGATTCACTCAAGGAAATCCGCATTGACTGGGCGACTTACAATCCGGTCTCGATGGTCCTGAAGCAGAAGGGGCTGCTCGAGAAGGAGTTCGCCAAGGACGGGATCACTGTCACCTGGGTGCAGTCGGCCGGCTCCAACAAGGCGCTCGAATTCCTCAATGCGGGCTCGATCGATTTCGGCTCGACCGCGGGCTCGGCGGCGCTGGTGGCGAAGATCAACGGCAACCCGATCAAGTCAATCTACGTCTATTCGCGTCCCGAATGGACCGCGCTGGTGACGGGCAAGGACTCCAAGATTGCAAGCGTGGCTGATCTCAAGGGCAAGCGCGTTGCGGTGACGCGCGGCACCGATCCGCACATCTTCCTGGTGCGCGCGCTGCTCGGCGCCGGCTTGACCGAGAAGGACATCACGCCGGTTCTGCTCCAGCATGCCGACGGCAAGACCGCGCTGATCCGCGGTGACGTCGATGCCTGGGCCGGCCTCGATCCGATGATGGCGCAGGCCGAGGTCGAGGAAGGCGCAAAGCTGTTCTACCGCAAGGCCGACGCCAACACCTGGGGCATCCTCAATGTGCGCGAGCAGTTCTTGAAGGACCATCCGGATGCGGCCCGCCGCGTGCTCGCCGTCTATGAAGAGGCGCGCAAGTATTCACTGGCGAATTACGACGAGCTGAAGAAGACCTTCATCGCGGTCACAAAGCTGCCCGAGGCCGTCGTCGACAAGCAGCTCAAGGAGCGCACCGAGCTCACCCATAGCCGCATCGGCGCGCCCCAGCGCGAGTCGATCCTCGCCGCCGGTCTCGCACTCCAGCAAGCCGGCGTCGTCGATGCCAAGGTCGACGTGAAGGCAACGCTGGACACCCTGCTCGACGACCAGGTCCCGCTGCCGACGAATTGA
- a CDS encoding [protein-PII] uridylyltransferase: MDSVATEHRTEVDDRFDTARITAAVDALAEKHQGREDAFRTAMAQLLKAELIAARAAAQQILLKDRHGRRCAERLCHVQDEIIRILYSAATRHLYRSPIPSGAERMAVVATGGYGRGLMAPESDIDLLFILPYKQTAWGEQVAEAILYCLWDMGLKVGHATRSVDESIRQARGDMTIRTAILETRFLTGDKPLYDELVERFDKEVVQGTASEFVTAKLAEREERHRRGGQSRYLVEPNVKDGKGALRDLHTLFWIAKYVYRVRDTHELVGRGVFDAQEYRTFRRCADFLWSVRCNLHFYSGRAEERLSFDLQREIAVRLGYTSHPGMQDVERFMKHYFLVAKEVGNLTAILCAKLEDQQAKPAPVLSRMMARLRPTAAKRRVPDSDDFIVDNNRINVAAPDVFKHDPVNLIRIFRLAQKNNLAFHPDAMRDVTRSLSLINAQLRENPEANRLFMEILTSDNAEIVLRRMNETGVLGHFIRAFGKIVSMMQFNMYHHYTVDEHLIRCIGFLQDIERGGVEEFALASDLMRKSRPEHRAVIYIATLLHDVAKGRPEDHSIAGAKVARRLCPRLGFSPADTELVAWLIEEHLTMSTVAQSRDLSDRKTIENFAAVVQSVEQMKLLTILTTADIRGVGPGVWNGWKAQLLRSLYYETEPVLTGGFSEVDRGKRLAAAYAEFRMAFAEWPEDELDAYIGRHYPAYWLKVELPRKVRHARFVRSSEQAGHKLAINVGFDEVRGVTELTIFAADHPWLLSIIAGACASAGANIVDAQIYTTTDGRALDTISISREYDRDEDEGRRATRIGEMIEDVLEGKLRLPEVVARRTVRSKARPFVIEPEVTINNQWSDRYTVIEVSGLDRPGLLYELTTAISKLNLNIASAHVATFGERARDVFYVTDLLGAQISAPTRQAAIKSALTHVMAGDKAVQPAA, encoded by the coding sequence ATGGACAGCGTCGCGACTGAGCACAGGACCGAGGTGGACGATCGTTTCGACACGGCGCGGATCACCGCAGCGGTCGATGCGCTTGCCGAAAAGCATCAGGGACGCGAAGACGCGTTCCGCACCGCCATGGCGCAATTGCTCAAGGCCGAGCTGATCGCCGCACGCGCCGCGGCGCAGCAAATCCTTCTGAAGGACCGCCACGGCCGCCGCTGCGCCGAGCGGCTGTGTCACGTCCAGGACGAGATCATCCGCATCCTCTATTCGGCGGCAACCCGTCATCTCTACCGCTCGCCGATCCCGAGCGGCGCCGAGCGCATGGCGGTGGTCGCGACCGGCGGCTATGGCCGCGGTCTGATGGCGCCCGAATCCGACATCGATCTCCTGTTCATCCTGCCCTACAAGCAGACCGCCTGGGGCGAGCAGGTCGCCGAAGCCATCCTCTATTGCCTCTGGGACATGGGGCTGAAGGTCGGCCACGCCACGCGCTCGGTCGACGAGTCGATCCGGCAGGCGCGCGGCGACATGACCATCCGCACCGCGATCCTGGAGACGCGCTTCCTGACCGGCGACAAGCCGCTCTATGACGAATTGGTCGAGCGCTTCGACAAGGAAGTCGTGCAAGGCACCGCGTCCGAATTCGTGACCGCCAAGCTTGCCGAGCGCGAGGAACGGCACCGCCGCGGCGGCCAGTCGCGCTATCTGGTCGAGCCCAACGTCAAGGACGGCAAGGGGGCGCTGCGCGACTTGCACACGCTGTTCTGGATCGCCAAATACGTCTACCGCGTGCGCGACACCCACGAGCTGGTCGGGCGCGGCGTGTTCGACGCACAGGAATATCGCACCTTCCGCCGCTGCGCCGACTTCCTCTGGTCGGTGCGCTGCAATCTGCATTTCTATTCCGGCCGCGCCGAAGAGCGCCTCTCCTTCGACCTCCAGCGCGAGATCGCAGTGCGGCTCGGCTACACCTCGCATCCCGGCATGCAGGACGTCGAGCGCTTCATGAAGCACTACTTCCTGGTCGCCAAGGAGGTCGGCAACCTCACCGCCATTCTCTGCGCCAAGCTCGAGGACCAGCAGGCCAAGCCCGCCCCGGTCCTGAGCCGGATGATGGCGCGGCTGCGGCCGACCGCGGCGAAGCGGCGCGTCCCTGACAGCGACGACTTCATCGTCGACAACAACCGCATCAACGTCGCAGCGCCCGACGTCTTCAAGCACGATCCGGTCAATCTGATCCGTATCTTCCGCCTGGCCCAGAAGAACAACCTCGCCTTCCATCCGGATGCGATGCGCGACGTGACGCGGTCGCTGAGCCTGATCAACGCGCAGCTTCGCGAAAATCCCGAGGCCAACCGGCTGTTTATGGAGATCCTGACCTCGGACAATGCCGAGATCGTGCTGCGGCGGATGAACGAGACCGGCGTGCTCGGCCATTTCATCCGCGCCTTCGGCAAGATCGTCTCGATGATGCAGTTCAACATGTATCATCACTACACCGTCGATGAGCATCTGATCCGCTGCATCGGCTTCCTGCAGGACATCGAGCGCGGCGGCGTCGAGGAATTCGCCCTTGCCAGCGACCTCATGCGCAAGTCCCGGCCCGAGCATCGCGCGGTGATCTACATCGCCACCTTGCTGCACGACGTCGCCAAGGGCCGGCCGGAAGATCACTCGATCGCAGGCGCCAAGGTGGCTCGGCGGCTGTGCCCGCGGCTCGGCTTCAGCCCGGCCGACACCGAACTCGTGGCCTGGCTGATCGAGGAACACCTGACGATGTCCACGGTCGCGCAGTCGCGCGACCTCTCGGATCGCAAGACCATCGAGAATTTCGCCGCCGTGGTGCAATCGGTCGAGCAGATGAAGCTGCTGACCATCCTGACCACCGCCGACATCCGCGGCGTCGGTCCGGGGGTGTGGAACGGCTGGAAGGCCCAACTGCTGCGCTCGCTCTACTACGAGACCGAGCCGGTGCTGACCGGCGGATTCTCGGAGGTCGATCGCGGCAAACGCCTCGCGGCTGCCTATGCCGAGTTCCGCATGGCCTTTGCCGAGTGGCCGGAGGACGAGCTCGATGCCTATATCGGCCGGCACTATCCGGCCTATTGGCTCAAGGTCGAGCTGCCGCGCAAGGTGCGCCACGCACGCTTCGTCCGCTCCAGCGAGCAGGCCGGCCACAAGCTCGCGATCAATGTCGGCTTCGACGAGGTGCGCGGCGTCACCGAGCTGACGATCTTCGCGGCCGACCATCCGTGGCTGCTCTCGATCATCGCCGGCGCCTGCGCCTCGGCCGGCGCCAACATCGTCGACGCCCAGATCTACACCACCACCGACGGCCGCGCGCTCGACACGATCTCGATTTCGCGGGAATACGACCGCGACGAGGACGAAGGCCGCCGCGCCACGCGCATCGGCGAGATGATCGAGGACGTCCTCGAAGGCAAGCTGCGCCTGCCCGAAGTGGTGGCGCGGCGCACGGTGCGCAGCAAGGCGCGGCCCTTCGTGATCGAGCCGGAAGTGACCATCAACAACCAATGGTCCGACCGCTACACGGTGATCGAGGTCTCCGGCCTCGATCGCCCCGGCCTGCTCTACGAGCTGACCACGGCAATCTCGAAGCTCAACCTCAACATCGCCTCGGCCCATGTCGCGACCTTCGGCGAGCGCGCCCGCGACGTGTTCTACGTCACGGACCTCCTGGGTGCACAGATCAGCGCGCCGACACGCCAGGCCGCAATCAAGAGCGCGCTGACCCATGTGATGGCCGGCGACAAGGCGGTGCAGCCGGCGGCGTGA
- a CDS encoding methylated-DNA--[protein]-cysteine S-methyltransferase, with protein MASRSTKLSVRFGLDRLTTPIGIALLVTDAEGALRALDWDDYEHRMRGLLRLHYGAVDLGDQPAPATTRTALSAYFEGDLGQLSGIAWRIAGTPFQQKVWAALAQIPAGTTMSYGALAARIDMPKAIRAVGHANGSNPISVVLPCHRLIGANGSLVKYGGGLERKRWLLRHEGVEV; from the coding sequence ATGGCCAGCCGGTCAACCAAGCTCTCTGTTCGCTTCGGCCTCGATCGGCTGACGACGCCGATCGGAATCGCGCTGCTCGTCACCGATGCCGAGGGTGCGCTGCGCGCGCTCGACTGGGACGATTACGAGCACCGCATGCGCGGGCTCCTGCGCCTGCACTACGGCGCAGTCGATCTGGGCGACCAGCCGGCGCCCGCGACCACGCGGACGGCGCTGTCGGCTTATTTCGAGGGCGATCTCGGCCAGCTCTCGGGCATCGCATGGCGCATCGCCGGCACGCCGTTCCAGCAGAAGGTCTGGGCTGCGCTCGCGCAAATCCCTGCCGGCACCACCATGAGCTATGGCGCGCTCGCCGCAAGGATCGACATGCCGAAAGCGATTCGCGCCGTCGGCCATGCCAACGGCTCCAACCCCATCAGCGTGGTGCTGCCCTGCCATCGGCTGATCGGCGCCAATGGTTCGCTCGTGAAATATGGCGGCGGGCTGGAGCGGAAAAGGTGGCTGTTGCGGCATGAGGGCGTAGAGGTTTAG
- a CDS encoding DUF1304 domain-containing protein has protein sequence MLTSTRKLTLLGELTLILIANVLVALVAALHVFFLILEMFLWDKPQGLKVFRNTPEKAEITKVLAANQGLYNGFLAAGLIWALVHGNPAFAFQIKAFFLLCVIVAGAYGAATVSSRILMVQALPAAVALAALLLA, from the coding sequence ATGCTAACGTCCACCCGAAAGCTGACGCTTTTGGGGGAGCTGACTTTGATCCTGATCGCCAATGTCCTGGTGGCGCTGGTTGCCGCGCTGCACGTATTCTTCCTGATCCTGGAGATGTTTCTCTGGGACAAGCCGCAGGGTCTGAAGGTGTTTCGCAACACGCCAGAGAAGGCCGAGATCACGAAAGTGCTGGCTGCCAATCAGGGACTCTACAACGGCTTCCTCGCCGCGGGCCTGATCTGGGCTCTCGTCCACGGCAATCCGGCCTTCGCGTTCCAGATCAAGGCGTTCTTCCTGCTTTGCGTGATCGTCGCCGGCGCCTATGGCGCTGCCACCGTCAGCTCACGCATCCTGATGGTCCAGGCGCTGCCTGCGGCGGTCGCGCTGGCGGCATTGCTCCTGGCCTAG
- a CDS encoding ABC transporter substrate-binding protein: MNNRRAFLAATAALAVTFSASQALAQKKYDTGATDTEIKIGQTVPFSGAYSVYANIGKTQAAYFKMINDQGGINGRKINLIQYDDAYSPPKTVEQVRKLVEGDEVLFTFQLIGTAANAAVQKYLNGKKIPQLLASTGAARFNDPQNYPWTIAYNPNYVSEGRIYAKYILANHPNAKIGVLYQNDDMGRDYLAGLKSGLGAKAASMIVGEVSYEVTDPTVDSQVVKLKSMGVDLFYDASTPKFAAQAIKKLADLGWTPVHILDINASPVSATLKPAGLDISKGIISTNYGKDPGDPQWKDDAGVKAFFAFMDKYFPEGDKLNTINTYAYSVAELLVQVLKQCGDDLTRENVMKQAANIKGYSPSLALPGIKINTGPNDYRVNKQMQMMKFNGERWELFGPIIEDSGPSG, encoded by the coding sequence ATGAACAATCGCAGAGCCTTCCTAGCTGCCACGGCAGCGCTCGCCGTCACGTTTTCGGCCAGCCAAGCCCTCGCCCAGAAGAAATACGACACCGGTGCGACCGACACCGAGATCAAGATCGGGCAGACCGTTCCGTTCTCCGGCGCCTATTCCGTCTACGCCAATATCGGCAAGACCCAGGCCGCCTACTTCAAGATGATCAACGATCAGGGCGGCATCAACGGCCGCAAGATCAATCTGATCCAGTATGACGACGCCTATTCGCCGCCGAAGACGGTCGAACAGGTGCGCAAGCTCGTCGAGGGCGACGAGGTGCTGTTCACGTTCCAACTGATCGGAACCGCGGCCAACGCCGCCGTGCAGAAATATCTCAACGGCAAGAAGATCCCGCAGCTCCTTGCTTCCACCGGTGCAGCTCGCTTCAACGACCCCCAGAACTATCCCTGGACCATCGCCTACAATCCCAACTACGTGTCCGAGGGACGGATCTACGCCAAATACATCCTCGCCAATCATCCGAACGCCAAGATCGGCGTGCTCTACCAGAACGACGACATGGGCCGCGACTATCTCGCAGGCCTCAAGAGCGGCCTCGGCGCCAAGGCCGCCAGCATGATCGTCGGTGAAGTCTCCTACGAGGTCACCGACCCGACCGTCGATTCGCAAGTGGTCAAGCTGAAGTCGATGGGCGTCGACCTGTTCTATGACGCCTCCACGCCGAAATTCGCGGCGCAGGCAATCAAGAAGCTTGCCGACCTCGGCTGGACCCCGGTGCACATCCTCGACATCAATGCGAGCCCGGTGTCGGCCACCCTGAAGCCGGCCGGCCTCGACATCTCCAAGGGCATCATCTCGACCAACTACGGCAAGGACCCCGGCGATCCCCAGTGGAAAGACGATGCGGGCGTGAAGGCCTTCTTCGCCTTTATGGACAAGTATTTCCCCGAGGGCGACAAGCTCAACACCATCAACACCTATGCCTATTCGGTGGCCGAGCTGCTGGTGCAGGTGTTGAAGCAGTGCGGCGACGACCTGACGCGCGAGAACGTCATGAAGCAGGCCGCCAATATCAAGGGCTACTCGCCGAGCCTGGCGCTGCCCGGCATCAAGATCAACACCGGGCCGAACGACTATCGCGTCAACAAGCAGATGCAGATGATGAAGTTCAACGGCGAACGCTGGGAGCTGTTCGGACCGATCATCGAGGACTCGGGCCCGTCGGGCTAG